A single region of the Brachypodium distachyon strain Bd21 chromosome 3, Brachypodium_distachyon_v3.0, whole genome shotgun sequence genome encodes:
- the LOC112271868 gene encoding GATA zinc finger domain-containing protein 14-like gives MESRKRRLHKGSSHVGPHQKPCTTQDGSGSSAVHRAGGHNDKRSGGYGHQNRHAGNSKHQHQHRQYQHQQQQRPRNHNGNGNHNGGGNQNGNGKGHNNGNGTGQNPNPGRDMSQVECFKCHKMGHYSTDCPERFGGNVVKPNPFQKGNVNHIDMEEITEEQFTRRANLVTVTSA, from the exons ATGGAGAGCCGCAAGAGAAGACTCCACAAGGGAAGCTCTCATGTGGGGCCACATCAAAAGCCGTGCACCACCCAAGACGGCAGTGGCAGTTCGGCTGTGCACAGGGCCGGGGGCCACAATGACAAGCGCAGCGGAGGGTATGGCCACCAGAACCGCCATGCCGGGAACAGcaagcaccagcaccagcaccggCAGTatcagcaccagcagcaacagcgcCCGAGGAACCACAACGGGAATGGTAACCACAATGGAGGTGGGAACCAGAATGGAAATGGAAAGGGGCACAACAACGGCAATGGCACAGGACAGAACCCCAACCCTGGCAGGGACATGAGCCAGGTAGAGTgcttcaagtgccacaagatggggcactactcaaCCGATTGCCCAGAGAGATTTGGAGGGAatgtggttaaaccaaacccattccagaagggcaacgtgaaccacatcgacatggaagagatcaccgaggagcag TttactcggagagcgaaccttgtgactGTGACGAGTGCTTGA